In the Moraxella osloensis genome, AGACTTTGACTTTGATGAGGATGAATCGTTAGCAGATGACGATGACGATATGCTTCGCTAACATGTTAATCCATAAAAAAATCGGCTACTAGCGCCGATTTTTTTATGTTTAAGTATATATTAAGCAATGGTTGCCGCAAAATAATCGCGGTCAAACGCTGTGATGGGTTGGCTCGTTGCTTTTACCATCGCAATATGCGCATCTAAGCGTGGCAACATACGACCGACATAGTAGTCTGCTAATTTTGCTTTATTGGTATAGAAGTCGCCTTCTTTGCCATTTGCCGCTTCAACCATCAAGCCAAACATATAAGCAAAGCTGACATAACCAAAGGCTTGTAAGTAATCAACCGCACAGCCATTGATTTCGTCTTTGTTGACCGCTGCCGCTGCTACCACTGCTTTGGTTAAGTCTTCAAGTTTATCCGCTGATGTTAAAATCGCTTGTTTGATGGCATGGTCTGCGTTCATGTTATTGGCAAAATCACGCATTTCTTGCACATACGTTGTCACAAACGCACCACCGTTTTTCACCACTTTACGACCCAACAAGTCAAGTGATTGGATACCATTGGTCCCTTCATAAATTTGCGAGATACGGGTGTCACGTACGATTTGTTCCATACCCCATTCACGGATATAGCCATGACCACCAAAGCATTGCTGTGCATCAATTGACGCTTCAAGACCACGGTCGGTTAAGAACGCTTTAGCAACGGGCGTCAAAAGAGCGACGCGGTCATCAGCAGCTTTTCTTGCAGCATCATCATCGGTATATTTGTTGGTATCAAGTTCTTTGGCGACATACATCGCAAAGCAGCGTGAGGCCTCACTGATGGTTTTAGCATTTAACAGCATACGGCGAACGTCGGCATGAAATACGATTGGGTCAGCGGCTTTGTTTGGCTCTTGGATGCCGCTATCGGCGCGACCTTGGATACGGTCAAGGGTATAAGCTGTGGCGTTTTGATACGCTAACTCAGCGCCACCGATACCTTGTAATCCCATTGTCAAACGCTCATAGTTCATCATGATAAACATGGACGCAAGACCGGTATTTTCTGCGCCTACCATAAAACCTTTGGCACCATCAAAGTTCATGACGCAAGTCGCTGACGCCTTGATACCCATTTTGTGCTCGATAGAGCCACAGCTTACCGCGTTACGCTCGCCCAATGAGCCATCCGCATTCACATGGAATTTGGGTACGATAAACAATGAAATCCCTTTTGAGCCTGCTGGGGCATCGGGGGTTTTTGCCAATACCAAATGGATGATGTTGTCCGCTAAGTCATGTTCACCTGCGGTGATAAAAATTTTGGTACCTGTGATACTGTAGCTACCGTCTTCGTTTGGCACGGCTTTGGTTTTGATGATACCCAAATCCGTACCTGCGTGCGGTTCGGTCAAACACATTGTACCTGTCCACTCACCTGAGTAGATTTTTTCTAAGTAGGTTTGTTTTTGTTCTTCAGAGCCTGCGTTATAGATACACATACACGCGCCGCCAGATAGGTTTGGATAAAGTGCGAATGATTGGTTGGCGGTAAATACCATCTCTTCAGCGAGCATAGTCACCATTTTTGGCATGCCTTGACCACCATGATTTGGATCGCCGCCCAAACCAATCCAGCCGCCTTGTGCGTATTCGTCAAATGCTGCTTTAAAACCAGTTGGGGTTTTTACTTTGCCTTCACCCAGATATTGTGCCCCTTCTTCATCGCCCGAGCGGTTGATGGGCAGTAACGTG is a window encoding:
- a CDS encoding acyl-CoA dehydrogenase C-terminal domain-containing protein, which produces MPIYNAPIQDMKFILNDVFNAADFWQKNEQLAHVDSDTVNMILEEMSKFAKNTLLPINRSGDEEGAQYLGEGKVKTPTGFKAAFDEYAQGGWIGLGGDPNHGGQGMPKMVTMLAEEMVFTANQSFALYPNLSGGACMCIYNAGSEEQKQTYLEKIYSGEWTGTMCLTEPHAGTDLGIIKTKAVPNEDGSYSITGTKIFITAGEHDLADNIIHLVLAKTPDAPAGSKGISLFIVPKFHVNADGSLGERNAVSCGSIEHKMGIKASATCVMNFDGAKGFMVGAENTGLASMFIMMNYERLTMGLQGIGGAELAYQNATAYTLDRIQGRADSGIQEPNKAADPIVFHADVRRMLLNAKTISEASRCFAMYVAKELDTNKYTDDDAARKAADDRVALLTPVAKAFLTDRGLEASIDAQQCFGGHGYIREWGMEQIVRDTRISQIYEGTNGIQSLDLLGRKVVKNGGAFVTTYVQEMRDFANNMNADHAIKQAILTSADKLEDLTKAVVAAAAVNKDEINGCAVDYLQAFGYVSFAYMFGLMVEAANGKEGDFYTNKAKLADYYVGRMLPRLDAHIAMVKATSQPITAFDRDYFAATIA